A section of the Phaseolus vulgaris cultivar G19833 chromosome 8, P. vulgaris v2.0, whole genome shotgun sequence genome encodes:
- the LOC137825187 gene encoding uncharacterized protein yields MSVEAQAVNDVLDVDLTFTKADLRDVVLHYNNPMVISVITAWRRVHRVLVDQGSSTDVIFWSTFNKLQLSPDHLRPYTGFLCGFAGDQMEVRGHLKLRTTFTDGVASRTESIRYLVVNASSAYNILLGRFMVTERPLRRDGDARAEGAQEIRPEPTRDVVERQIGDRTFKLGKSLDRAEQDQVVRVIARHLDAFAWSASDILGIDPNFLCHCLTMDPKVRPVRQRRRKFNEEWRQVIKEETKKLLSVGQIREIQYPEWLENVVLVKKTNGKWRMRVDFTDLTQGMPKGFVPPTKHRCLGGQRIGL; encoded by the coding sequence atgtcagtagaGGCGCAAGCGGTGAATGACGTGCTCGATGTTGACCTTACTTTCACGAAGGCCGATCTTCGAGACGTTGTTCTTCATTACAACAACCCTATGGTGATCTCTGTTATAACTGCATGGAGGAGGGTGCACCGAGTGCTAGTGGACCAAGGCAGCTCGACGGATGTGATATTTTGGTCCACCTTTAATAAGCTGCAGTTGTCTCCCGATCACCTAAGGCCTTACACTGGGTTTTTGTGTGGCTTCGCGGGAGACCAGATGGAGGTACGGGGGCATTTGAAGTTGAGGACCACCTTTACGGATGGTGTTGCCTCCCGCACGGAGAGTATAAGGTACTTGGTGGTCAACGCTTCCTCAGCCTATAATATTCTGTTGGGGAGGTTCATGGTTACAGAGCGCCCACTTAGAAGAGACGGGGACGCCCGCGCAGAAGGCGCTCAGGAGATACGACCCGAGCCAACAAGGGACGTCGTTGAGAGACAGATCGGGGATAGAACGTTTAAGCTAGGTAAGTCGTTGGACCGGGCGGAGCAAGACCAGGTTGTTAGGGTGATAGCACGACACCTGGATGCTTTCGcctggtccgcctcggacatacTAGGTATAGACCCAAATTTCCTGTGTCACtgcctcaccatggaccccaaggtcAGGCCCGTCcgccagagaagaaggaagttcaatgaagagtGGCGACAGGTCATCAAGGAAGAAACGAAGAAGTTGCTGAGTGTCGGCCAGattagggagattcaataccctgaatgGCTAGAAAATGtggtcttggtgaagaagaccaacgggaagtggagaatgcgtgtggacttcaccgacctcacacaaggcatgcccaaaggattcgtacccCCTACCAAGCATCGATGCCTTGGTGGACAGCGCATCGGGCTGTAA